Proteins encoded in a region of the Homo sapiens chromosome 20, GRCh38.p14 Primary Assembly genome:
- the NKAIN4 gene encoding sodium/potassium-transporting ATPase subunit beta-1-interacting protein 4 isoform 1 (isoform 1 is encoded by transcript variant 1), with amino-acid sequence MGSCSGRCALVVLCAFQLVAALERQVFDFLGYQWAPILANFVHIIIVILGLFGTIQYRLRYVMVYTLWAAVWVTWNVFIICFYLEVGGLLKDSELLTFSLSRHRSWWRERWPGCLHEEVPAVGLGAPHGQALVSGAGCALEPSYVEALHSCLQILIALLGFVCGCQVVSVFTEEEDSFDFIGGFDPFPLYHVNEKPSSLLSKQVYLPA; translated from the exons ATGGGCTCCTGCTCCGGCCGCTGCGCGCTCGTCGTCCTCTGCGCTTTTCAGCTG GTCGCCGCCCTGGAGAGGCAGGTGTTTGACTTCCTGGGCTACCAGTGGGcgcccatcctggccaactttgTCCACATCATCATCGTCATCCTGGGACTCTTCGGCACCATCCAGTACCGGCTGCGCTATGTCATGGTG TACACGCTGTGGGCAGCCGTCTGGGTCACCTGGAACGTCTTCATCATCTGCTTCTACCTGGAAGTCGGTGGCCTCTTAAAG GACAGCGAGCTACTGACCTTCAGCCTCTCCCGGCATCGCTCCTGGTGGCGTGAGCGCTGGCCAGGCTGTCTGCATGAGGAGGTGCCAGCAGTGGGCCTCGGGGCCCCCCATGGCCAGGCCCTGGTGTCAGGTGCTGGCTGTGCCCTGGAGCCCAGCTATGTGGAGGCCCTACACAGTTGCCTGCAGATCCTGATCGCG CTTCTGGGCTTTGTCTGTGGCTGCCAGGTGGTCAGCGTGTTTACGGAGGAAGAGGACAGCT TTGATTTCATTGGTGGATTTGATCCATTTCCTCTCTACCATGTCAATGAAAAGCCATCCAGTCTCTTGTCCAAGCAGGTGTACTT GCCTGCGTAA
- the BIRC7 gene encoding baculoviral IAP repeat-containing protein 7 isoform X1 produces MGACRAGSAGTTPGRSMPSGSPAVSSCSGQKEETLSTVCRRLTPSCWAPGTRGKNRKTQPLWPPPSLPLGTLSCPHPGERSSLKVPRSQPPGARDVEAQLRRLQEERTCKVCLDRAVSIVFVPCGHLVCAECAPGLQLCPICRAPVRSRVRTFLS; encoded by the exons ATGGGGGCCTGCAGAGCTGGAAGCGCGGGGACGACCCCTGGACGGAGCATGCCAAGTGGTTCCCCAG CTGTCAGTTCCTGCTCCGGTCAAAAGGAAGAGACTTTGTCCACAGTGTGCAGGAGACTCACTCCCAGCTGCTGGGCTCCTGG GACCCGTGGGAAGAACCGGAAGACGCAGCCCCTGTGGCCCCCTCCG TCCCTGCCTCTGGGTACCCTGAGCTGCCCACACCCAGGAGAGAGGTCCAGTCTGAAAGTGCCCAGGAGCCAG CCCCCAGGAGCCAGGGATGTGGAGGCGCAGCTGCGGCGGCTGCAGGAGGAGAGGACGTGCAAGGTGTGCCTGGACCGCGCCGTGTCCATCGTCTTTGTGCCGTGCGGCCACCTGGTCTGTGCTGAGTGTGCCCCCGGCCTGCAGCTGTGCCCCATCTGCAGAGCCCCCGTCCGCAGCCGCGTGCGCACCTTCCTGTCCTAG
- the BIRC7 gene encoding baculoviral IAP repeat-containing protein 7 isoform beta (isoform beta is encoded by transcript variant 2) gives MGPKDSAKCLHRGPQPSHWAAGDGPTQERCGPRSLGSPVLGLDTCRAWDHVDGQILGQLRPLTEEEEEEGAGATLSRGPAFPGMGSEELRLASFYDWPLTAEVPPELLAAAGFFHTGHQDKVRCFFCYGGLQSWKRGDDPWTEHAKWFPSCQFLLRSKGRDFVHSVQETHSQLLGSWDPWEEPEDAAPVAPSVPASGYPELPTPRREVQSESAQEPGARDVEAQLRRLQEERTCKVCLDRAVSIVFVPCGHLVCAECAPGLQLCPICRAPVRSRVRTFLS, from the exons ATGGGACCTAAAGACAGTGCCAAGTGCCTGCACCGTGGACCACAGCCGAGCCACTGGGCAGCCGGTGATGGTCCCACGCAGGAGCGCTGTGGACCCCGCTCTCTGGGCAGCCCTGTCCTAGGCCTGGACACCTGCAGAGCCTGGGACCACGTGGATGGGCAGATCCTGGGCCAGCTGCGGCCCCtgacagaggaggaagaggaggagggcgCCGGGGCCACCTTGTCCAGGGGGCCTGCCTTCCCCGGCATGGGCTCTGAGGAGTTGCGTCTGGCCTCCTTCTATGACTGGCCGCTGACTGCTGAGGTGCCACCCGAGCTGCTGGCTGCTGCCGGCTTCTTCCACACAG GCCATCAGGACAAGGTGAGGTGCTTCTTCTGCTATGGGGGCCTGCAGAGCTGGAAGCGCGGGGACGACCCCTGGACGGAGCATGCCAAGTGGTTCCCCAG CTGTCAGTTCCTGCTCCGGTCAAAAGGAAGAGACTTTGTCCACAGTGTGCAGGAGACTCACTCCCAGCTGCTGGGCTCCTGG GACCCGTGGGAAGAACCGGAAGACGCAGCCCCTGTGGCCCCCTCCG TCCCTGCCTCTGGGTACCCTGAGCTGCCCACACCCAGGAGAGAGGTCCAGTCTGAAAGTGCCCAGGAGCCAG GAGCCAGGGATGTGGAGGCGCAGCTGCGGCGGCTGCAGGAGGAGAGGACGTGCAAGGTGTGCCTGGACCGCGCCGTGTCCATCGTCTTTGTGCCGTGCGGCCACCTGGTCTGTGCTGAGTGTGCCCCCGGCCTGCAGCTGTGCCCCATCTGCAGAGCCCCCGTCCGCAGCCGCGTGCGCACCTTCCTGTCCTAG
- the LOC124904950 gene encoding uncharacterized protein LOC124904950 has translation MSERAWPGALQATDTEGGGSGSVTGGTPERGRKPSWLHLRPTTQQPGDPKNSLHLLVLVSSSIDLAQQPPVKATVPRRGDRTRRPGPRAGHAWAPSPRPPTPSGTGKLVVAFLEIQLLSRGQSGARRPLLPPSRQTYLLDIETSSRSCPKWPFLVPCHGQGGSSGEGGQPPRLVPLLTPKEPKTPPSRSWPWRRTGSRAWGAIGRCPFQPVPSCLGTCRPPLSHTPMLPALHTTASCPSSWLQPQVHPKALPSPCCMEAWDLQAPHPNPQSLALSDDSLATTISIPSTAGQRPTKPPASPRPSKANSRGEILARTSWLEFRNYILSKKFPSLGVRIKANRRPHLPNHAECPLLQPRLP, from the coding sequence ATGAGCGAGAGGGCCTGGCCAGGGGCACTCCAGGCCACAGACACCGAGGGAGGCGGCAGTGGGTCTGTGACTGGAGGGACCCCGGAACGAGGCAGGAAACCTTCCTGGTTGCACCTCAGGCCAACCACTCAGCAGCCGGGTGACCCCAAAAATTCACTTCATCTTCTGGTCTTGGTTTCTTCCTCCATAGACTTGGCCCAACAGCCCCCCGTGAAGGCCACCGTGCCCAGGAGAGGAGACAGGACACGCAGGCCAGGCCCCAGGGCTGGACATGCTTGGGCTCCGTCCCCCCGACCCCCGACCCCATCTGGTACAGGCAAGTTGGTGGTTGCTTTCCTGGAAATCCAGCTCCTTTCTAGGGGTCAGTCAGGGGCCAGGAGACCTCTCTTACCACCAAGCAGGCAGACCTATCTCCTTGATATTGAGACAAGCTCAAGAAGCTGTCCCAAATGGCCATTTCTGGTTCCATGCCACGGCCAGGGTGGGAGCAGCGGTGAGGGTGGGCAACCTCCACGGCTCGTCCCCCTCCTCACCCCAAAGGAGCCCAAGACGCCCCCATCCCGGAGCTGGCCGTGGCGCCGAACAGGCAGCCGAGCTTGGGGAGCCATTGGAAGATGCCCCTTCCAGCCGGTGCCCTCCTGCCTGGGGACCTGCAGGCCACCTCTGTCCCACACCCCCATGCTCCCCGCCCTGCACACCACCGCCTCCTGCCCATCCTCCTGGCTCCAGCCCCAGGTCCACCCCAAagctctcccctctccctgctgCATGGAGGCCTGGGATCTGCAGGCCCCGCACCCCAACCCCCAGAGCCTGGCCTTGTCAGACGactctcttgccaccaccatttCCATCCCCAGCACAGCTGGGCAGAGGCCAACCAAGCCGCCAGCCTCTCCCAGACCCTCCAAAGCAAACAGCAGGGGCGAGATCCTAGCGAGGACTAGCTGGCTGGAATTTAGAAACTACATCCTATCAAAGAAATTCCCATCCCTGGGAGTCAGGATAAAAGCCAACAGGAGGCCCCATCTCCCCAACCATGCAGAGTGCCCACTCCTCCAGCCTCGGCTCCCATAG
- the NKAIN4 gene encoding sodium/potassium-transporting ATPase subunit beta-1-interacting protein 4 isoform X2, with translation MGSCSGRCALVVLCAFQLVAALERQVFDFLGYQWAPILANFVHIIIVILGLFGTIQYRLRYVMVYTLWAAVWVTWNVFIICFYLEVGGLLKDSELLTFSLSRHRSWWRERWPGCLHEEVPAVGLGAPHGQALVSGAGCALEPSYVEALHSCLQILIALLGFVCGCQVVSVFTEEEDSCLRK, from the exons ATGGGCTCCTGCTCCGGCCGCTGCGCGCTCGTCGTCCTCTGCGCTTTTCAGCTG GTCGCCGCCCTGGAGAGGCAGGTGTTTGACTTCCTGGGCTACCAGTGGGcgcccatcctggccaactttgTCCACATCATCATCGTCATCCTGGGACTCTTCGGCACCATCCAGTACCGGCTGCGCTATGTCATGGTG TACACGCTGTGGGCAGCCGTCTGGGTCACCTGGAACGTCTTCATCATCTGCTTCTACCTGGAAGTCGGTGGCCTCTTAAAG GACAGCGAGCTACTGACCTTCAGCCTCTCCCGGCATCGCTCCTGGTGGCGTGAGCGCTGGCCAGGCTGTCTGCATGAGGAGGTGCCAGCAGTGGGCCTCGGGGCCCCCCATGGCCAGGCCCTGGTGTCAGGTGCTGGCTGTGCCCTGGAGCCCAGCTATGTGGAGGCCCTACACAGTTGCCTGCAGATCCTGATCGCG CTTCTGGGCTTTGTCTGTGGCTGCCAGGTGGTCAGCGTGTTTACGGAGGAAGAGGACAGCT GCCTGCGTAAGTGA
- the NKAIN4 gene encoding sodium/potassium-transporting ATPase subunit beta-1-interacting protein 4 isoform X1, translating into MGSCSGRCALVVLCAFQLVAALERQVFDFLGYQWAPILANFVHIIIVILGLFGTIQYRLRYVMVYTLWAAVWVTWNVFIICFYLEVGGLLKDSELLTFSLSRHRSWWRERWPGCLHEEVPAVGLGAPHGQALVSGAGCALEPSYVEALHSCLQILIALLGFVCGCQVVSVFTEEEDSFDFIGGFDPFPLYHVNEKPSSLLSKQVYFPTGQTPLRCQQTGTRR; encoded by the exons ATGGGCTCCTGCTCCGGCCGCTGCGCGCTCGTCGTCCTCTGCGCTTTTCAGCTG GTCGCCGCCCTGGAGAGGCAGGTGTTTGACTTCCTGGGCTACCAGTGGGcgcccatcctggccaactttgTCCACATCATCATCGTCATCCTGGGACTCTTCGGCACCATCCAGTACCGGCTGCGCTATGTCATGGTG TACACGCTGTGGGCAGCCGTCTGGGTCACCTGGAACGTCTTCATCATCTGCTTCTACCTGGAAGTCGGTGGCCTCTTAAAG GACAGCGAGCTACTGACCTTCAGCCTCTCCCGGCATCGCTCCTGGTGGCGTGAGCGCTGGCCAGGCTGTCTGCATGAGGAGGTGCCAGCAGTGGGCCTCGGGGCCCCCCATGGCCAGGCCCTGGTGTCAGGTGCTGGCTGTGCCCTGGAGCCCAGCTATGTGGAGGCCCTACACAGTTGCCTGCAGATCCTGATCGCG CTTCTGGGCTTTGTCTGTGGCTGCCAGGTGGTCAGCGTGTTTACGGAGGAAGAGGACAGCT TTGATTTCATTGGTGGATTTGATCCATTTCCTCTCTACCATGTCAATGAAAAGCCATCCAGTCTCTTGTCCAAGCAGGTGTACTT CCCCACAGGCCAGACCCCACTGAGATGTCAGCAAACAGGCACAAGACGCTGA
- the BIRC7 gene encoding baculoviral IAP repeat-containing protein 7 isoform alpha (isoform alpha is encoded by transcript variant 1), which yields MGPKDSAKCLHRGPQPSHWAAGDGPTQERCGPRSLGSPVLGLDTCRAWDHVDGQILGQLRPLTEEEEEEGAGATLSRGPAFPGMGSEELRLASFYDWPLTAEVPPELLAAAGFFHTGHQDKVRCFFCYGGLQSWKRGDDPWTEHAKWFPSCQFLLRSKGRDFVHSVQETHSQLLGSWDPWEEPEDAAPVAPSVPASGYPELPTPRREVQSESAQEPGGVSPAEAQRAWWVLEPPGARDVEAQLRRLQEERTCKVCLDRAVSIVFVPCGHLVCAECAPGLQLCPICRAPVRSRVRTFLS from the exons ATGGGACCTAAAGACAGTGCCAAGTGCCTGCACCGTGGACCACAGCCGAGCCACTGGGCAGCCGGTGATGGTCCCACGCAGGAGCGCTGTGGACCCCGCTCTCTGGGCAGCCCTGTCCTAGGCCTGGACACCTGCAGAGCCTGGGACCACGTGGATGGGCAGATCCTGGGCCAGCTGCGGCCCCtgacagaggaggaagaggaggagggcgCCGGGGCCACCTTGTCCAGGGGGCCTGCCTTCCCCGGCATGGGCTCTGAGGAGTTGCGTCTGGCCTCCTTCTATGACTGGCCGCTGACTGCTGAGGTGCCACCCGAGCTGCTGGCTGCTGCCGGCTTCTTCCACACAG GCCATCAGGACAAGGTGAGGTGCTTCTTCTGCTATGGGGGCCTGCAGAGCTGGAAGCGCGGGGACGACCCCTGGACGGAGCATGCCAAGTGGTTCCCCAG CTGTCAGTTCCTGCTCCGGTCAAAAGGAAGAGACTTTGTCCACAGTGTGCAGGAGACTCACTCCCAGCTGCTGGGCTCCTGG GACCCGTGGGAAGAACCGGAAGACGCAGCCCCTGTGGCCCCCTCCG TCCCTGCCTCTGGGTACCCTGAGCTGCCCACACCCAGGAGAGAGGTCCAGTCTGAAAGTGCCCAGGAGCCAG GAGGGGTCAGTCCAGCCGAGGCCCAGAGGGCGTGGTGGGTTCTTGAGCCCCCAGGAGCCAGGGATGTGGAGGCGCAGCTGCGGCGGCTGCAGGAGGAGAGGACGTGCAAGGTGTGCCTGGACCGCGCCGTGTCCATCGTCTTTGTGCCGTGCGGCCACCTGGTCTGTGCTGAGTGTGCCCCCGGCCTGCAGCTGTGCCCCATCTGCAGAGCCCCCGTCCGCAGCCGCGTGCGCACCTTCCTGTCCTAG
- the NKAIN4 gene encoding sodium/potassium-transporting ATPase subunit beta-1-interacting protein 4 isoform X4 encodes MVYTLWAAVWVTWNVFIICFYLEVGGLLKDSELLTFSLSRHRSWWRERWPGCLHEEVPAVGLGAPHGQALVSGAGCALEPSYVEALHSCLQILIALLGFVCGCQVVSVFTEEEDSFDFIGGFDPFPLYHVNEKPSSLLSKQVYLPA; translated from the exons ATGGTG TACACGCTGTGGGCAGCCGTCTGGGTCACCTGGAACGTCTTCATCATCTGCTTCTACCTGGAAGTCGGTGGCCTCTTAAAG GACAGCGAGCTACTGACCTTCAGCCTCTCCCGGCATCGCTCCTGGTGGCGTGAGCGCTGGCCAGGCTGTCTGCATGAGGAGGTGCCAGCAGTGGGCCTCGGGGCCCCCCATGGCCAGGCCCTGGTGTCAGGTGCTGGCTGTGCCCTGGAGCCCAGCTATGTGGAGGCCCTACACAGTTGCCTGCAGATCCTGATCGCG CTTCTGGGCTTTGTCTGTGGCTGCCAGGTGGTCAGCGTGTTTACGGAGGAAGAGGACAGCT TTGATTTCATTGGTGGATTTGATCCATTTCCTCTCTACCATGTCAATGAAAAGCCATCCAGTCTCTTGTCCAAGCAGGTGTACTT GCCTGCGTAA
- the NKAIN4 gene encoding sodium/potassium-transporting ATPase subunit beta-1-interacting protein 4 isoform X3: protein MVYTLWAAVWVTWNVFIICFYLEVGGLLKDSELLTFSLSRHRSWWRERWPGCLHEEVPAVGLGAPHGQALVSGAGCALEPSYVEALHSCLQILIALLGFVCGCQVVSVFTEEEDSFDFIGGFDPFPLYHVNEKPSSLLSKQVYFPTGQTPLRCQQTGTRR, encoded by the exons ATGGTG TACACGCTGTGGGCAGCCGTCTGGGTCACCTGGAACGTCTTCATCATCTGCTTCTACCTGGAAGTCGGTGGCCTCTTAAAG GACAGCGAGCTACTGACCTTCAGCCTCTCCCGGCATCGCTCCTGGTGGCGTGAGCGCTGGCCAGGCTGTCTGCATGAGGAGGTGCCAGCAGTGGGCCTCGGGGCCCCCCATGGCCAGGCCCTGGTGTCAGGTGCTGGCTGTGCCCTGGAGCCCAGCTATGTGGAGGCCCTACACAGTTGCCTGCAGATCCTGATCGCG CTTCTGGGCTTTGTCTGTGGCTGCCAGGTGGTCAGCGTGTTTACGGAGGAAGAGGACAGCT TTGATTTCATTGGTGGATTTGATCCATTTCCTCTCTACCATGTCAATGAAAAGCCATCCAGTCTCTTGTCCAAGCAGGTGTACTT CCCCACAGGCCAGACCCCACTGAGATGTCAGCAAACAGGCACAAGACGCTGA
- the NKAIN4 gene encoding sodium/potassium-transporting ATPase subunit beta-1-interacting protein 4 isoform 2 (isoform 2 is encoded by transcript variant 2) — MVYTLWAAVWVTWNVFIICFYLEVGGLLKDSELLTFSLSRHRSWWRERWPGCLHEEVPAVGLGAPHGQALVSGAGCALEPSYVEALHSCLQILIALLGFVCGCQVVSVFTEEEDSCLRK, encoded by the exons ATGGTG TACACGCTGTGGGCAGCCGTCTGGGTCACCTGGAACGTCTTCATCATCTGCTTCTACCTGGAAGTCGGTGGCCTCTTAAAG GACAGCGAGCTACTGACCTTCAGCCTCTCCCGGCATCGCTCCTGGTGGCGTGAGCGCTGGCCAGGCTGTCTGCATGAGGAGGTGCCAGCAGTGGGCCTCGGGGCCCCCCATGGCCAGGCCCTGGTGTCAGGTGCTGGCTGTGCCCTGGAGCCCAGCTATGTGGAGGCCCTACACAGTTGCCTGCAGATCCTGATCGCG CTTCTGGGCTTTGTCTGTGGCTGCCAGGTGGTCAGCGTGTTTACGGAGGAAGAGGACAGCT GCCTGCGTAAGTGA